One segment of Dysgonomonadaceae bacterium PH5-43 DNA contains the following:
- a CDS encoding hypothetical protein (product_source=Hypo-rule applied) gives MDTDDLSENAYKGIIIEAEQFSHDLTLYYGMLSYECENEAEYLAKAEELTREIMSYDDIALEDLFFGETVDKKGLNIALGKILFNIQQLRKSK, from the coding sequence ATGGATACCGACGATTTATCAGAAAATGCATATAAAGGGATTATTATTGAGGCTGAGCAATTTTCTCATGATTTGACTTTATACTATGGGATGCTGTCTTATGAGTGCGAAAATGAAGCTGAGTATCTTGCTAAAGCAGAGGAGCTAACAAGAGAAATAATGTCTTATGACGATATTGCTCTTGAAGATCTTTTCTTTGGAGAAACCGTAGATAAAAAGGGATTGAACATAGCTTTAGGCAAAATTCTATTCAATATCCAGCAATTAAGAAAAAGCAAATAA
- a CDS encoding hypothetical protein (product_source=Hypo-rule applied; cath_funfam=1.20.1440.60), translating to MALTKVLIAVKTYPALSEKYEELVCTAGFREDGTWIRIYPVSFRKLDYVNQYKKWQWIEVDLVKNTSDFRPESYRPYSKDSTITVLNTIGTENGWAKRKEIVLNNVHNNLSKLIEKAKADNDGTSLAIIKPKEIKDFIWESCEREWNPAKLAKIEASQKQLNLFEETKKLFTVAKKLPYKFSYVFTTEDDIERTLMIEDWELGQLYWNCLKSSDGDEGLACKKVKQKYFDELTNKDLHFFLGTTRQFHKIAPNPFIIIGAFYPPKENRQLSLF from the coding sequence ATGGCTCTGACAAAAGTTCTTATTGCAGTAAAGACTTACCCAGCTTTGTCTGAAAAATACGAAGAATTGGTGTGCACTGCTGGGTTTCGTGAAGATGGGACTTGGATTCGCATTTATCCTGTGTCATTTAGAAAGTTGGATTATGTAAACCAGTATAAGAAATGGCAATGGATTGAAGTTGATTTAGTAAAAAATACTTCTGATTTTCGTCCTGAAAGTTATAGACCATATAGCAAAGACTCAACAATTACAGTTCTTAACACTATCGGGACAGAAAATGGATGGGCAAAACGCAAGGAGATTGTTCTCAACAATGTTCATAACAACTTATCTAAATTAATAGAAAAGGCAAAAGCAGATAATGATGGAACGTCGTTAGCCATAATTAAACCCAAAGAGATTAAGGACTTTATTTGGGAGTCATGTGAAAGGGAATGGAATCCTGCTAAGCTAGCTAAGATAGAAGCGAGTCAAAAACAACTTAATTTGTTTGAGGAGACGAAAAAGCTATTTACTGTAGCTAAAAAGCTGCCCTACAAATTCTCATACGTATTTACAACCGAAGATGATATAGAGCGTACATTAATGATTGAAGATTGGGAACTTGGACAATTATATTGGAATTGTTTAAAATCATCAGATGGAGATGAAGGGTTAGCTTGTAAAAAGGTTAAACAGAAATATTTTGATGAATTGACAAACAAAGATCTGCATTTTTTTCTTGGTACAACCAGGCAATTTCACAAAATCGCCCCAAATCCATTCATTATAATAGGGGCATTCTATCCCCCAAAGGAAAATCGGCAATTAAGCTTGTTTTAA